Proteins encoded in a region of the Nitrospirota bacterium genome:
- the tatA gene encoding twin-arginine translocase TatA/TatE family subunit, whose amino-acid sequence MFGSLGFTELILILFIVLIIFGAGKLPQLGEGIGKAIKGFKKSVHEADLIEAEAQAAQQQTAAAPAPQQTIAAPPVQAAAPVVQQTETVQSVSRG is encoded by the coding sequence ATGTTTGGGAGTCTTGGTTTTACAGAATTAATCCTGATCCTCTTCATCGTGCTGATCATTTTCGGCGCCGGTAAATTGCCGCAGCTGGGAGAAGGGATCGGCAAGGCGATCAAGGGCTTCAAGAAGTCCGTACATGAGGCAGACCTCATCGAAGCCGAAGCGCAAGCCGCGCAGCAGCAGACGGCTGCGGCTCCGGCTCCGCAGCAAACGATTGCTGCGCCTCCGGTGCAAGCCGCCGCGCCAGTGGTACAGCAAACCGAAACGGTTCAATCAGTTTCACGCGGCTAA
- a CDS encoding ethylbenzene dehydrogenase-related protein, whose translation MVRTTTKMASRPLLLLFLFILVTAGLLVGFDVPLVSSEGMMIRARLVEGELPAGPEDAAWAKVAPMTLPLSGQVITRPVWPEPTARALTVRSLHNGTEIAFLLEWQDNTKNDRLTPGTFRDGVAIGLPLGDAPAFFCMGQLDHYINIWHWKADWQSDIDRRAAKASEKAKDGVRTFEVIPRRVSSVEDLIGGGFSTLTTKEKQGRVQGKAIWKDGVWHVVMRRPLVSEEQENEAKLIPGRVQTVSFAVWNGENKERNGQKAVAPWFQLVIDPTAKL comes from the coding sequence ATGGTGCGTACGACGACGAAGATGGCTTCCCGCCCGTTGCTGCTGCTGTTCCTCTTCATCCTGGTGACCGCCGGCCTCTTAGTGGGATTCGACGTGCCTCTCGTTAGTTCCGAGGGCATGATGATTCGTGCCCGCCTCGTTGAGGGAGAGCTGCCGGCGGGCCCCGAGGATGCCGCCTGGGCCAAGGTCGCGCCCATGACCCTTCCCTTGAGCGGTCAGGTCATTACCAGGCCGGTCTGGCCTGAACCGACCGCCCGGGCCCTCACTGTGCGATCGCTCCACAACGGCACCGAAATCGCCTTTCTGCTGGAATGGCAGGACAACACCAAAAATGACCGCCTGACGCCGGGGACCTTTCGCGACGGTGTTGCGATCGGGCTGCCCCTCGGCGATGCGCCCGCATTTTTCTGCATGGGCCAACTCGATCACTACATCAACATCTGGCATTGGAAGGCCGATTGGCAGAGCGATATCGATCGCCGGGCAGCCAAGGCGTCTGAAAAAGCGAAAGATGGCGTACGGACCTTTGAAGTCATTCCGCGCCGGGTCTCTTCCGTCGAGGACCTCATCGGCGGAGGCTTTAGCACGCTGACGACCAAGGAAAAGCAGGGGCGAGTTCAAGGGAAGGCGATCTGGAAAGATGGGGTCTGGCATGTCGTCATGCGCAGACCGTTAGTGAGTGAAGAGCAGGAGAACGAAGCCAAGCTGATTCCCGGACGAGTGCAAACCGTGTCATTTGCTGTATGGAACGGGGAGAACAAAGAACGGAACGGGCAAAAAGCAGTGGCGCCCTGGTTTCAGCTGGTGATCGACCCGACGGCGAAGCTTTAA
- a CDS encoding PDZ domain-containing protein produces the protein MTIDEAAKLGEEFGVIVGDVDEAIKKELKLERAQGVAVFEVIGNSRADYAGIKVRSIIKEVDKAEIRNMLDFGRAIKHGMKECNFTVGTYEPADPGDPVGWGVNFHFVGCRRD, from the coding sequence ATGACGATAGATGAAGCCGCGAAACTAGGTGAAGAGTTCGGCGTGATCGTCGGCGATGTGGACGAAGCCATCAAAAAAGAATTGAAACTCGAACGGGCGCAGGGCGTCGCGGTGTTCGAAGTGATCGGGAACTCGCGCGCCGACTATGCCGGCATCAAGGTCCGATCCATCATCAAGGAAGTCGACAAGGCTGAGATTAGGAACATGCTAGATTTCGGGAGAGCGATCAAGCACGGCATGAAGGAATGCAACTTCACCGTCGGCACCTATGAGCCTGCCGATCCAGGCGATCCGGTCGGGTGGGGTGTGAATTTTCATTTCGTCGGATGCAGGCGGGATTGA
- a CDS encoding multiheme c-type cytochrome has product MSRLRRHTARIAAGVFLMLIVGLIALSHGRAMAQKAEAPAQADWVAEIEKIFIRSEDCKQCHDRHYEEWKGVREQTPDLKTFGRVDAALLHGTSLESPVFRTVLGVWLQTNPTADERRRCLACHVPSTTVFPQHVEKIVAQVLAGKPQVEGIGCASCHLIKSVEHTPNSPPSFKIEPGKMIYGPYANPEENLVHPATQSDLFRGANYCASCHFDKVKDETQKDLAGEILQGTVCQDCHMEPSTGSSTSRRGSMTRAIGRHWFRGVVVPGTLLRNRNLQAEWMPRVDLETTKSVSAVEGTALVRIGSLPHSFPDGDPVLKQFYLVLTAKDAQGKVLQEETKQFGLPYDKILRGPIPDPFIKGGHTRKVPFSLAIPSGTTAASIEAVLNYALIPTPEPSLKEKYLASLATDKERESAKKIFQEYTQPRLLTYRAKTL; this is encoded by the coding sequence ATGTCACGATTGAGACGGCATACAGCACGAATCGCCGCAGGCGTCTTTCTCATGCTCATCGTGGGCCTCATTGCGCTGTCTCATGGCCGCGCTATGGCGCAGAAGGCTGAGGCTCCGGCTCAGGCCGACTGGGTGGCGGAGATTGAAAAGATTTTCATTCGATCGGAAGACTGCAAGCAATGCCACGATCGGCATTATGAAGAATGGAAAGGCGTGCGCGAACAGACGCCGGATCTGAAGACCTTCGGCCGGGTCGATGCCGCGCTCTTACATGGTACGTCGCTAGAGTCGCCGGTGTTCCGCACGGTGTTGGGCGTCTGGCTGCAGACCAATCCGACGGCCGACGAGCGCCGCCGCTGTCTCGCCTGCCATGTGCCGTCGACCACGGTATTCCCGCAACATGTCGAGAAGATTGTGGCGCAAGTGTTGGCCGGTAAGCCGCAAGTGGAAGGGATCGGCTGCGCCTCCTGCCATCTGATCAAGAGCGTGGAGCACACACCGAACTCACCGCCGTCGTTCAAGATCGAGCCGGGCAAGATGATCTATGGCCCCTATGCCAACCCGGAGGAAAATCTCGTCCATCCCGCGACGCAATCCGATCTGTTCCGCGGTGCGAACTACTGCGCCTCCTGCCATTTCGATAAGGTCAAGGATGAGACGCAGAAAGATCTGGCCGGAGAGATCTTGCAGGGCACGGTATGCCAGGACTGTCACATGGAGCCCTCGACCGGCAGCTCCACCTCGAGGCGCGGATCGATGACTCGCGCTATCGGTCGGCACTGGTTTCGTGGTGTGGTGGTCCCTGGCACCCTCCTCAGAAATCGAAATCTGCAGGCCGAATGGATGCCCCGCGTGGATCTTGAGACCACCAAGTCGGTCTCCGCCGTGGAGGGCACGGCGCTGGTGAGAATCGGCAGCCTGCCGCATAGCTTCCCTGACGGCGATCCGGTGCTCAAGCAGTTCTATCTGGTTCTGACCGCCAAGGATGCGCAGGGCAAGGTGCTGCAAGAAGAGACGAAGCAATTCGGTTTGCCCTACGACAAAATTCTTCGTGGCCCGATTCCCGATCCCTTCATCAAGGGGGGCCATACGAGAAAGGTTCCCTTCTCCCTGGCGATTCCCTCCGGCACGACCGCCGCCTCGATTGAAGCGGTGCTGAACTATGCGTTGATCCCGACGCCGGAACCGAGTCTGAAAGAAAAGTATCTGGCCAGCTTGGCAACCGACAAAGAGCGGGAGAGCGCGAAGAAGATTTTTCAAGAATATACGCAGCCCAGGCTGCTCACCTATCGGGCCAAAACACTCTAG
- a CDS encoding multiheme c-type cytochrome, protein MMVRQSIGAKLGIGIVLVAAFVLSYGLNEGLYAQDASKPTLEKAFPSASKCKRCHERVFEEWETSPLSKSIHSPAFRASLDAFLQSPGGKDKGLCFRCHAPHVREFPEQAQLFVDQAKSGDPSLDGVACAQCHLIKQVDRTKQPPEPKYELGSKTLYGPYKDFVQNLAHQSMELGLFQKSDLCLNCHQSVPSAANLGKSNDLLGSWDQSKAVKSGKECQTCHMPEQVGESANGEKKRKTANHTFPGRIGKLRQEAAKLDVQTKIEGDKTTVTVKVQSLVPHSLPTTHPAWATVALDLDIKGKNLKTVYTDKRVYGRVYQDAKGQKTIFDFEAVKVLDDTVLKPEELRVETFTFPTPKDTRTFDVIVSLNYAPLTGPAQFLQRVEAESSKGSQDPVFQAIEIVKFAENISTK, encoded by the coding sequence ATGATGGTGCGACAGTCGATCGGTGCGAAGCTAGGAATCGGTATAGTGCTCGTAGCGGCCTTCGTCCTTTCGTATGGACTCAACGAAGGTCTCTATGCGCAGGATGCCTCCAAGCCCACGCTTGAAAAGGCCTTCCCGAGCGCCAGTAAGTGTAAGCGCTGCCACGAGCGCGTGTTTGAAGAATGGGAAACCTCCCCGCTGTCGAAGTCCATTCATTCCCCGGCATTTCGCGCCTCGCTCGACGCCTTTCTCCAGTCTCCAGGAGGCAAAGACAAAGGGCTCTGTTTCCGCTGTCATGCGCCCCATGTGCGCGAATTCCCCGAGCAAGCCCAACTCTTCGTCGATCAAGCCAAGTCCGGGGACCCCTCGTTGGACGGCGTGGCCTGCGCGCAATGTCACTTGATCAAGCAGGTCGATCGGACCAAACAGCCGCCGGAGCCCAAGTACGAACTCGGCAGCAAAACGCTCTATGGGCCCTATAAGGACTTCGTCCAGAACCTCGCCCACCAGTCGATGGAACTGGGGCTCTTTCAGAAATCAGATCTCTGCCTCAATTGCCATCAATCGGTCCCCTCGGCGGCCAATTTAGGCAAGAGCAACGATCTGCTCGGCAGCTGGGACCAAAGCAAGGCCGTGAAGTCCGGTAAAGAATGCCAGACCTGTCACATGCCGGAGCAGGTCGGCGAGTCGGCGAACGGAGAGAAGAAGCGCAAAACGGCGAACCATACCTTTCCCGGTCGCATTGGCAAGCTCCGCCAGGAAGCGGCCAAGCTGGATGTGCAGACCAAGATCGAAGGCGACAAGACCACCGTCACGGTGAAGGTGCAGAGCCTCGTGCCGCACAGTCTGCCGACCACCCATCCTGCCTGGGCGACGGTGGCGCTCGATCTGGATATCAAAGGGAAGAATCTGAAGACCGTCTATACCGACAAGCGAGTCTATGGGCGGGTCTATCAGGACGCCAAGGGTCAGAAGACGATCTTCGATTTCGAGGCGGTCAAAGTTCTGGACGATACCGTCTTGAAGCCGGAAGAGCTGCGCGTCGAGACGTTCACCTTCCCCACACCGAAAGACACGAGGACGTTCGATGTGATCGTAAGCCTCAACTACGCGCCGCTCACCGGTCCTGCCCAGTTCCTGCAGCGCGTCGAAGCCGAATCCTCCAAGGGATCGCAAGACCCCGTCTTCCAGGCGATCGAGATCGTCAAGTTCGCAGAGAATATCTCAACTAAATAG
- a CDS encoding Txe/YoeB family addiction module toxin produces MKWELAFTKQAQKDSKKNAAAGLRDKTERLLDLLRKNPFQTPPPYEKLIGDLAGAYSRRINIQHRLVYQVLEQEKVVKVLRMWTHYD; encoded by the coding sequence GTGAAGTGGGAGTTGGCATTTACCAAACAGGCGCAAAAGGACTCAAAGAAAAATGCAGCGGCAGGCTTACGGGATAAGACGGAACGCTTGCTCGACCTATTGCGAAAGAATCCATTTCAAACCCCTCCGCCATACGAGAAGCTGATCGGCGATTTAGCTGGTGCCTATTCTCGGAGAATTAACATCCAGCATAGACTCGTCTATCAAGTCCTCGAACAAGAGAAGGTCGTCAAAGTCCTACGCATGTGGACCCACTACGACTAG
- a CDS encoding type II toxin-antitoxin system Phd/YefM family antitoxin yields MTTLKASAARSKLYRLIDETASSHEPIMIAGKRSSAVLVSEDDWRAIQETVYLLSIPKMRQSIRKGLATPVGKCAKELPW; encoded by the coding sequence ATGACAACGCTGAAAGCGAGTGCGGCACGATCAAAACTGTACCGTCTTATTGATGAAACGGCTTCATCGCATGAACCAATCATGATTGCGGGAAAACGCTCGAGCGCGGTGCTTGTATCTGAAGATGATTGGCGAGCCATCCAGGAAACGGTCTATCTGCTTTCCATCCCCAAGATGAGACAATCCATCCGTAAAGGTCTCGCTACCCCCGTTGGGAAATGCGCGAAAGAGCTCCCCTGGTGA
- a CDS encoding addiction module protein → MKADVKKILDEAMQLEPATRAFIAEALLEGLDFEQDFDVSQSWRAEIQRRCDDIDRGNVKLVDSDTVMAELRKKQA, encoded by the coding sequence ATGAAAGCTGATGTGAAGAAGATCCTGGACGAGGCCATGCAGTTGGAGCCAGCGACCCGAGCGTTTATCGCCGAAGCGCTCCTGGAAGGACTCGACTTTGAGCAAGACTTCGATGTTTCCCAATCATGGCGGGCAGAGATTCAGCGTCGCTGCGATGACATCGATCGTGGGAATGTTAAATTGGTTGATTCCGATACCGTCATGGCCGAGCTACGGAAGAAACAGGCCTGA
- a CDS encoding type II toxin-antitoxin system RelE/ParE family toxin: MLNWLIPIPSWPSYGRNRPDAHPVASGSSIRAAEAARFYRERQAGLEQRFLDILDDALHRIRRRPQLYPKVVGEVHQCKLPRFPYGIIYRTKLDAIEILAIMHLRREPGYWKSRSR; this comes from the coding sequence ATGTTAAATTGGTTGATTCCGATACCGTCATGGCCGAGCTACGGAAGAAACAGGCCTGATGCACATCCGGTGGCATCCGGAAGCTCAATCAGAGCAGCCGAGGCCGCAAGATTTTACAGGGAACGACAGGCAGGTCTTGAGCAGCGGTTCCTCGATATTCTCGACGATGCCCTCCACAGAATTCGCCGGCGCCCCCAGCTGTATCCGAAGGTTGTGGGTGAGGTTCATCAGTGCAAACTCCCCCGCTTTCCCTATGGGATTATCTATCGAACCAAGCTAGACGCGATTGAGATCCTCGCGATCATGCATTTGCGGCGAGAGCCAGGATACTGGAAGTCGCGATCACGATAA
- a CDS encoding DUF1778 domain-containing protein, which produces MSARAVRTEKLDLRLSSAAKRRLEAAASVASRSLSAFVLESALSHAEQTLADRHTFVLSKAKWSEFQQALDAPTRSLPRLQRVLTEPGFFDAVPAPTKER; this is translated from the coding sequence ATGTCAGCACGTGCAGTTCGTACTGAAAAACTGGACCTTCGACTGAGCTCCGCAGCCAAGCGGAGATTGGAAGCGGCTGCATCCGTGGCCAGTCGTTCGCTGAGTGCATTTGTCCTTGAAAGCGCGTTGTCTCATGCCGAGCAAACGCTGGCAGATCGCCATACATTCGTGCTGAGCAAAGCGAAATGGTCTGAGTTTCAGCAGGCCCTTGATGCGCCAACTCGGTCTCTCCCTCGTCTCCAGCGTGTGTTGACTGAACCTGGCTTCTTTGACGCTGTTCCTGCCCCGACAAAAGAGCGGTGA
- a CDS encoding GNAT family N-acetyltransferase, whose amino-acid sequence MIPRIEKLQPRHAVDSFDCGNQDLNRFLQQYALQNQSSGASSTYVGLADQAVIGYYSLAVGSVEYGQAPERVTKGLAHHPIPVMLLARLAVDQQWQNKGVGAGLLKDAMLRTLQAADIVGIRALLVHAKDTHATGFYQHFDFISSPSDPLHLLILLKDMRKIVA is encoded by the coding sequence GTGATTCCCAGGATCGAAAAGCTTCAGCCGCGTCACGCCGTTGACTCGTTCGACTGTGGCAACCAAGACCTCAATCGTTTTCTGCAACAGTACGCGCTCCAGAATCAAAGCAGCGGCGCCTCAAGCACCTATGTCGGTTTGGCTGATCAAGCGGTGATCGGCTATTACTCGTTGGCTGTGGGATCGGTGGAGTATGGACAGGCACCGGAACGAGTCACAAAAGGGCTAGCCCATCATCCCATTCCAGTCATGCTGCTCGCACGACTAGCGGTAGACCAGCAATGGCAAAACAAGGGGGTTGGAGCAGGACTGCTGAAAGACGCCATGCTGCGGACGCTGCAAGCCGCAGACATTGTGGGAATTCGCGCCCTACTGGTCCATGCCAAAGATACGCATGCAACAGGGTTCTACCAGCACTTTGACTTCATCTCTTCACCCAGCGATCCTCTCCATCTGCTGATTTTGCTCAAAGATATGAGAAAGATCGTGGCCTAA
- a CDS encoding DNA-binding transcriptional regulator — MRKTKSAILDAVHGTAKGLHKAGVMDQVTLREFDRLCLPPIAPLAPAQIKQIRETSRVSQAVFAALLNTSLSTVQKWEIGQKRPTGTALKLLHLVQERGLKAVA; from the coding sequence ATGCGAAAAACCAAATCAGCCATTCTTGACGCCGTTCACGGTACGGCCAAGGGATTACACAAAGCTGGCGTGATGGATCAGGTCACGCTGCGCGAATTCGACCGCCTGTGCCTGCCACCCATCGCACCGTTGGCGCCGGCGCAAATCAAGCAGATCCGTGAGACCTCACGAGTCAGCCAGGCGGTCTTTGCCGCGCTGCTGAACACAAGCCTGTCGACGGTGCAGAAATGGGAGATCGGTCAGAAACGGCCCACGGGCACCGCCCTCAAGTTGCTCCACCTGGTACAGGAGCGTGGGCTGAAAGCCGTCGCCTGA
- a CDS encoding type II toxin-antitoxin system RelE/ParE family toxin, producing the protein MLKKTASGVLASRRGSTYRHAYASPLRSLRPCWTVFLSILWVVTPRYHSGWFNRGLRIYLVLRQPVKIRPSCLSRVRFPKNERSNIDKDEEAALKKLAAHLLALTVSALGQAQDAGELMEVDCDAKNQISHS; encoded by the coding sequence ATGCTGAAAAAGACCGCCAGCGGCGTTCTCGCTTCACGAAGAGGCTCAACATACCGACACGCGTATGCCTCGCCTCTTCGCTCACTGCGGCCTTGCTGGACGGTCTTTTTGAGCATCCTGTGGGTAGTGACACCTCGATACCATTCGGGATGGTTCAACCGTGGGTTACGCATATACCTAGTTCTTCGGCAACCTGTTAAGATTCGACCGTCATGTCTATCTCGTGTACGGTTTCCCAAAAATGAGCGCAGCAACATCGATAAGGACGAAGAAGCCGCGTTGAAGAAGCTAGCCGCACACCTACTGGCATTGACGGTGTCGGCGCTCGGCCAGGCACAAGACGCCGGGGAATTGATGGAGGTGGATTGCGATGCGAAAAACCAAATCAGCCATTCTTGA
- a CDS encoding SOS response-associated peptidase: MCGRFTQTASPAVIAQEFGISVPPLFTPRYNIAPSQPVAAIRIEPGTTTRQLVQLRWGLIPSWAKDPKVGHQCINAKSETVAEKPSFRAAFKARRCLVIATGFYEWQVQGKVKQPMWIGLTSHRPLAFAGLWEQWQPPEGTAIESCTILTTDPNELLRPIHNRMPVILAPTAYDQWLDPTVQQAASLQALLRPYPSEELHAYAVSTLVNNPRHEAPDCLEPLPA; the protein is encoded by the coding sequence ATGTGCGGACGCTTTACCCAAACAGCTTCGCCCGCAGTGATCGCCCAGGAGTTTGGCATTTCGGTCCCTCCCCTATTCACGCCCCGCTACAACATCGCTCCTTCCCAACCAGTGGCTGCGATCAGGATCGAGCCAGGGACAACCACCCGCCAGTTAGTACAGTTGCGCTGGGGCCTGATTCCCTCCTGGGCCAAGGACCCGAAGGTCGGACATCAATGCATCAACGCCAAGTCGGAGACCGTGGCGGAGAAGCCTTCGTTCCGCGCGGCCTTCAAGGCCCGGCGCTGTCTAGTGATTGCAACGGGGTTCTACGAATGGCAGGTTCAAGGAAAGGTGAAGCAGCCGATGTGGATCGGCTTGACGAGTCACCGGCCCCTTGCCTTTGCCGGCTTGTGGGAACAGTGGCAACCTCCGGAGGGCACGGCCATCGAATCCTGTACGATCCTCACCACGGATCCAAACGAGTTGCTGCGCCCGATTCACAACCGGATGCCGGTGATTCTGGCCCCCACAGCCTACGACCAATGGCTCGACCCCACCGTCCAACAGGCCGCATCGCTGCAAGCGCTACTGCGTCCCTACCCGAGTGAAGAGCTCCATGCCTACGCCGTCAGTACGCTCGTGAACAACCCGCGGCATGAGGCGCCGGACTGCCTTGAACCGCTTCCGGCGTAG
- a CDS encoding type II toxin-antitoxin system RelE/ParE family toxin: MADPSSKLPSSRLVYDGAVFRIEFYVAPGGAVPAEVWLEQLPLGGQQKFAALFARMGDTGKIWNERKFKHLTETDQIFEFKVEADRILCFFFIGRRLILTHGFRKAGEKTPKREIDRAEAYKEDVEGRATHES, encoded by the coding sequence ATGGCAGATCCATCAAGCAAACTGCCGTCAAGTCGTCTGGTCTATGACGGCGCGGTGTTCCGGATTGAATTTTACGTCGCTCCGGGCGGGGCTGTGCCGGCAGAAGTCTGGCTCGAACAGCTTCCTCTTGGAGGGCAGCAGAAGTTTGCGGCCTTGTTTGCGCGCATGGGAGACACGGGGAAGATTTGGAATGAACGCAAGTTCAAACATTTGACTGAAACGGACCAGATCTTTGAATTCAAGGTTGAGGCCGATCGAATCTTGTGCTTTTTCTTTATCGGCCGGCGACTGATCTTGACGCATGGGTTCAGAAAGGCCGGGGAGAAGACGCCCAAACGAGAAATCGATCGAGCCGAAGCCTACAAGGAAGATGTTGAAGGGAGAGCGACGCATGAAAGCTAA
- a CDS encoding helix-turn-helix transcriptional regulator encodes MKAKVAQASKGWLDRKLASPKFRKGFEEEVQKLAIGEQLSRLRQEAGLTQAQVAQRAKTTASAISRYENAAYDRYELRTLQRIVQACGGRLDIIMEPGPNTHRAA; translated from the coding sequence ATGAAAGCTAAAGTGGCGCAAGCGAGCAAGGGGTGGCTAGATAGGAAACTGGCGAGTCCAAAATTCCGCAAAGGATTTGAAGAGGAAGTGCAGAAGTTGGCCATCGGGGAGCAGCTCTCCCGACTGCGCCAAGAGGCGGGACTCACTCAGGCACAAGTGGCGCAGCGAGCAAAGACTACGGCCTCAGCCATCAGCCGTTACGAAAATGCGGCGTACGATCGCTACGAACTCCGTACGCTTCAGAGGATCGTCCAAGCCTGCGGAGGGCGACTCGATATTATTATGGAGCCAGGGCCGAACACTCACCGGGCTGCGTAA